The following proteins come from a genomic window of Microbacterium sp. SY138:
- a CDS encoding ABC transporter permease, with amino-acid sequence MKYVLQKFGLFVLTLWAAVTLNFFLPRMMPGSPADAAIAKLSQNGPVSDATRAAIEAQLGVPTGSLWDQYIAYLGQVVRLDFGVSYTFYPQSVSSMVSTALPYTIGLVGIVTILAFVIGTLIGVAAAWRRGTWLDTLPTLTGSFLSTFPYFWTALLLLFFFGYVLHWFPTTGAYSATTTPGFTWEFLGDLLSHAFLPALTILLTSLGGWIIGMRNAMINTLGEDYITFGEANGLHGRTIALRYAARNAILPNLTGFGLTLGGVVGGSILVEQVFGYPGIGYLLFNAVIGQDYPLMQALFLMITVSVLIANFLVDILYGVLDPRTRR; translated from the coding sequence GTGAAGTACGTGCTCCAGAAGTTCGGCCTGTTCGTGCTCACCCTGTGGGCCGCGGTCACCCTGAACTTCTTCCTCCCGCGCATGATGCCCGGTTCCCCGGCGGATGCCGCCATCGCCAAGCTGTCCCAGAACGGGCCGGTGTCGGACGCCACGCGCGCCGCCATCGAGGCGCAGCTGGGTGTTCCGACCGGATCGCTGTGGGACCAGTACATCGCCTATCTCGGCCAGGTCGTCCGGCTCGACTTCGGCGTCTCGTACACGTTCTATCCGCAGTCGGTGTCGAGCATGGTGTCCACGGCGCTGCCGTACACGATCGGGCTCGTCGGCATCGTCACGATCCTCGCGTTCGTGATCGGCACGCTCATCGGCGTCGCCGCCGCCTGGCGTCGCGGCACCTGGCTCGACACGCTCCCGACGCTGACCGGTTCGTTCCTCAGCACGTTCCCGTACTTCTGGACCGCGCTGCTGCTGCTGTTCTTCTTCGGCTACGTGCTGCACTGGTTCCCGACCACCGGCGCCTATTCGGCGACCACGACACCCGGGTTCACCTGGGAGTTCCTCGGAGACCTGCTCAGCCACGCGTTCCTGCCGGCCCTGACGATCCTGCTCACCTCCCTGGGCGGCTGGATCATCGGCATGCGCAACGCCATGATCAACACGCTCGGCGAGGACTACATCACGTTCGGCGAGGCGAACGGGCTGCACGGCCGCACGATCGCCCTCCGCTACGCCGCGCGCAACGCGATCCTGCCGAACCTCACCGGCTTCGGGCTCACGCTCGGCGGTGTGGTCGGCGGATCGATCCTGGTGGAACAGGTGTTCGGATACCCGGGCATCGGCTATCTGCTCTTCAACGCCGTGATCGGGCAGGACTACCCGCTCATGCAGGCGCTCTTCCTGATGATCACCGTGAGCGTGCTCATCGCCAACTTCCTCGTTGACATCCTGTACGGGGTACTCGACCCAAGGACCCGCCGATGA
- a CDS encoding ABC transporter substrate-binding protein: protein MMQRWRRATIVGLAAVAVALSGCSIQITSQPDPSIGADTMLINADKGNPFFTKNFNPYLTNTRTASRWIYEPLILINPLDGTQNPWLASEWSQPDARTIVMTIRDDVKWSDGEDLTPEDVAFTFQLLKDNPSLDIKGAWQHLDSVETEGSDVILHLKTEDAPSLAILGQTMIVPEHLWSDVKDPGTYRNEDPVGTGPFVLGNYNDQQYSMDKNPDYWQADSIEIEHIILPATNSQLDTVTRGYDWAYSFISDVEGTWGAASEHNAWWFPPGGVIALMPNLEVAPFDDVNVRRGIALSLDREEIAETASEGYMKPAGQTGLILPNQEQYLDPSIPDQGMITQDEDAALAAFADAGYTLDGDRLVDANGEQLEFALTTANGYSDWTRAAQTVRSQLADVGVKVTLKLPQPAGYQSAISNGDFEMAIGGMGNGDVYQAYNNLLSSEFYVPSGKPTANNFERYKSDKVDALLAEYRETVDSARQAEIVKELQGVVYDEMPVIGLYYGGIWGLFSDAKFTGWPSEEDPYMIPQNYDSAPLGIFTRLERVKEDDK from the coding sequence ATGATGCAGCGCTGGCGCCGAGCGACGATCGTGGGCCTCGCGGCCGTGGCGGTCGCCCTCAGCGGCTGCAGCATCCAGATCACATCCCAACCCGATCCGTCGATCGGCGCCGACACGATGCTGATCAATGCCGACAAGGGCAACCCGTTCTTCACGAAGAACTTCAACCCGTACCTCACCAACACGCGCACCGCGTCGCGGTGGATCTACGAGCCGCTGATCCTGATCAATCCGCTCGACGGCACGCAGAACCCGTGGCTCGCCTCCGAATGGAGTCAGCCCGACGCGCGCACGATCGTCATGACGATCCGCGACGACGTGAAGTGGAGCGACGGCGAAGACCTGACACCCGAGGACGTGGCCTTCACGTTCCAGCTGCTCAAGGACAACCCGTCGCTCGACATCAAGGGCGCATGGCAGCACCTCGACAGCGTCGAGACCGAGGGCAGCGACGTGATCCTGCACCTCAAGACCGAGGACGCGCCGTCGCTGGCGATCCTCGGACAGACCATGATCGTCCCCGAGCACCTCTGGTCCGACGTGAAGGACCCCGGCACGTATCGCAACGAGGATCCGGTCGGAACCGGGCCGTTCGTGCTCGGCAACTACAACGACCAGCAGTACTCGATGGACAAGAACCCCGACTACTGGCAGGCCGACTCGATCGAGATCGAGCACATCATCCTTCCCGCCACGAACTCGCAGCTCGACACCGTCACCCGCGGTTACGACTGGGCCTACTCCTTCATCTCCGACGTCGAGGGCACCTGGGGCGCGGCGAGCGAGCACAACGCGTGGTGGTTCCCGCCCGGCGGCGTGATCGCGTTGATGCCGAACCTCGAGGTCGCGCCCTTCGACGACGTGAACGTGCGACGCGGCATCGCGCTCTCCCTCGATCGTGAGGAGATCGCAGAGACCGCCTCCGAGGGATACATGAAGCCGGCGGGTCAGACCGGTCTCATCCTTCCGAACCAGGAGCAGTACCTGGATCCGAGCATCCCCGATCAGGGCATGATCACGCAGGACGAGGATGCCGCTCTCGCCGCCTTCGCCGACGCGGGCTACACCCTCGACGGCGACCGTCTCGTCGACGCGAACGGCGAGCAGCTCGAGTTCGCGCTGACCACGGCGAACGGGTATTCCGACTGGACCAGGGCGGCGCAGACCGTGCGCAGCCAGCTCGCCGACGTCGGCGTGAAGGTCACCCTCAAGCTTCCGCAGCCCGCGGGATATCAGAGCGCGATCAGCAACGGCGACTTCGAGATGGCGATCGGCGGCATGGGCAACGGCGACGTGTACCAGGCCTACAACAACCTGCTCTCCAGCGAGTTCTACGTGCCGTCGGGAAAGCCGACCGCGAACAACTTCGAGCGCTACAAGTCGGACAAGGTCGACGCACTGCTCGCCGAATATCGCGAGACCGTCGACTCCGCCCGCCAGGCCGAGATCGTGAAGGAGCTGCAGGGCGTCGTCTACGACGAGATGCCCGTGATCGGCCTCTACTACGGCGGCATCTGGGGCCTGTTCAGCGACGCCAAGTTCACAGGCTGGCCGAGTGAGGAAGACCCGTACATGATCCCGCAGAACTACGACTCCGCGCCGCTGGGCATCTTCACCCGGCTCGAGCGCGTGAAGGAGGACGACAAGTGA
- a CDS encoding LacI family DNA-binding transcriptional regulator has protein sequence MTVSKAATVYDVADRAGVSIATVSRVLRSPDAVRPVTRERVLDAVAALGYVPSGSARGLAERRTGVLGLYFPGFDAAEDAPPLDALSAADADAPPFAIVRDEVESDGRHTSMLFLDEVLRGAELEAWKQGFVLMVGVGRDDPDRSTVRDMAGRVDGLMVLASSVPDDVLARLARRIPVVVLSGPPRGDHYDHVTVSNAEAMGELTRHVLAQVGDGRLAFLAGPADSPDGLQRWEGFAAAVTAAGGGLDDVTVLRGDFTRASGRRAAEELLAAGVPAALIAANDQMALGALDVLRGAGIRVPDDVLVTGFDGIEAAALSQPPLTTIRQPMIDLGRAAVQVLARRLENAEADPVVARLPLQILLRESSQRPV, from the coding sequence GTGACCGTGAGCAAGGCGGCGACCGTGTACGACGTGGCCGATCGGGCCGGCGTCTCGATCGCCACGGTCTCGCGTGTGCTGCGCTCGCCGGATGCGGTGCGCCCGGTCACCCGTGAGCGCGTGCTCGACGCCGTCGCCGCGCTGGGGTACGTGCCCAGCGGCAGCGCCCGCGGACTCGCCGAGCGTCGAACCGGGGTGCTCGGGCTGTACTTCCCGGGGTTCGACGCCGCCGAGGATGCTCCGCCCCTCGACGCGCTCTCCGCCGCCGACGCCGACGCACCGCCGTTCGCGATCGTCCGCGACGAGGTGGAATCCGACGGCCGGCACACCTCGATGCTGTTCCTCGACGAGGTGCTGCGCGGTGCGGAGCTGGAGGCCTGGAAGCAGGGTTTCGTGCTGATGGTCGGCGTCGGGCGGGACGACCCTGACCGCTCCACCGTGCGCGACATGGCGGGCCGTGTGGACGGGCTCATGGTCCTCGCGAGCAGCGTGCCGGACGACGTGCTGGCCCGGCTGGCGCGGCGCATCCCCGTGGTGGTGCTCTCGGGTCCTCCCCGCGGCGATCACTACGACCACGTCACGGTGAGCAACGCCGAGGCGATGGGTGAGCTGACCAGGCACGTGCTGGCGCAGGTGGGAGACGGGCGGCTCGCGTTCCTCGCGGGGCCCGCGGATTCGCCGGACGGCCTGCAGCGCTGGGAGGGGTTCGCGGCCGCCGTGACGGCTGCCGGTGGTGGGCTAGACGACGTGACCGTGCTGCGCGGCGACTTCACCCGCGCATCGGGGCGCCGCGCGGCCGAGGAGCTTCTCGCCGCGGGGGTGCCGGCCGCGCTGATCGCCGCGAACGATCAGATGGCGCTCGGAGCGCTCGACGTGCTCCGAGGCGCCGGTATCCGCGTGCCGGACGACGTCCTGGTGACGGGCTTCGACGGGATCGAGGCCGCCGCGCTGTCGCAGCCTCCGCTGACCACGATCCGTCAGCCGATGATCGACCTCGGCCGGGCGGCCGTTCAGGTGCTCGCCCGGCGGCTGGAGAACGCGGAAGCCGACCCGGTGGTCGCCCGGCTGCCCCTCCAGATCCTGCTGCGCGAGAGCTCTCAGCGCCCCGTCTGA
- the rsmI gene encoding 16S rRNA (cytidine(1402)-2'-O)-methyltransferase, which yields MIILAATPIGNLGDASRRLVEVLENAEVVVAEDTRTTQRLLKALQIENRPRLIALHDHNEKQKAAELAALAAETDIVVMSDAGMPTVSDPGYGLVAEAVAQGVTVTAIPGPSAVLMALAISGLPTDRFTFEGFLPRKPGERRSTLRALAAEPRTMVFFESPARLASSLADMGAAFGDDRRIAVCRELTKLYEEVRRGTASELVAWAEDGVKGEIVVVVEGAAHRDASPEDALAQVQKLVADGIRLKDAASEVAGLTGLSSRDLYQAALAARSGGA from the coding sequence GTGATCATCCTCGCCGCCACTCCGATCGGAAATCTCGGCGACGCGTCGCGCCGTCTCGTGGAGGTCTTGGAGAACGCCGAGGTCGTCGTGGCCGAAGACACCCGCACCACGCAACGTCTGCTGAAGGCCCTGCAGATCGAGAACCGCCCGCGCCTGATCGCCCTGCACGACCACAACGAGAAGCAGAAGGCCGCCGAGCTGGCGGCTCTCGCGGCCGAGACCGACATCGTGGTGATGAGCGATGCCGGGATGCCCACCGTGAGCGACCCCGGCTACGGGCTGGTCGCCGAAGCGGTCGCTCAGGGCGTCACGGTGACCGCGATCCCCGGGCCGAGCGCGGTGCTGATGGCACTCGCGATCTCGGGCCTGCCCACCGACCGCTTCACGTTCGAGGGGTTCCTGCCGCGCAAGCCGGGGGAGCGGCGTTCGACTCTGCGCGCGCTGGCGGCCGAACCCCGCACCATGGTCTTCTTCGAATCGCCCGCCCGCCTCGCGAGCTCCCTCGCCGACATGGGGGCGGCATTCGGCGACGACCGGCGGATCGCGGTGTGCCGAGAGCTGACGAAACTGTACGAGGAGGTGCGCCGCGGCACAGCATCGGAACTCGTCGCCTGGGCCGAGGACGGCGTGAAGGGTGAGATCGTCGTCGTGGTCGAAGGGGCGGCGCACCGCGATGCCTCCCCGGAAGACGCTCTCGCGCAGGTGCAGAAGCTCGTCGCCGACGGCATCCGGTTGAAGGACGCCGCCTCCGAGGTCGCCGGCCTCACGGGTCTCTCCTCCCGCGACCTCTATCAGGCCGCCCTCGCCGCCCGCTCCGGAGGAGCGTGA